In Triticum urartu cultivar G1812 chromosome 6, Tu2.1, whole genome shotgun sequence, the following proteins share a genomic window:
- the LOC125515241 gene encoding mannose-P-dolichol utilization defect 1 protein homolog 2, whose amino-acid sequence MELEILGMNFGCVLSALSDAKIPEKDCLLPLVSKLLGYCIVAASTTVKLPQILKILKHGSVRGLSVASFELELIGYTIALAYCIHKGLPFSAYGELAFLLIQAIILIGIIYYYSPPMGSKTWMKALLYCGLAPTVLAGKIDPGLFEILYASQHAIFFCARVPQIWKNFTNKSTGELSFLTSFMNFAGSLVRVFTSIQEKTPLSVLMGSVIGIVTNGTILGQIAMYQKPVPKKGKKEE is encoded by the exons ATGGAGCTGGAGATCCTGGGCATGAACTTCGGCTGCGTCCTCTCGGCGCTGTCGGACGCCAAGATCCCGGAGAAAGACTGCCTGCTCCCGCTCGTCTCCAAGCTCCTCGGCTACTGCATCGTGGCCGCCTCCACCACCGTCAAGCTCCCGCAG ATACTAAAGATTTTGAAGCATGGAAGTGTTAGAGGACTTAGTGTAGCCTCCTTTGAGCTTGAGCTCATTGGCTACACAATTGCTCTGGCATATTGTATTCATAAAGGACTGCCCTTTTCAGCTTATGGAGAGCTAGCTTTTCTGCTGATCCAAG CAATTATCTTGATTGGAATCATTTACTATTACTCGCCACCAATGGGAAGCAAAACATGGATGAAAGCTTTGCT ATATTGTGGCCTAGCTCCGACTGTTTTGGCTGGAAAAATTGATCCAGGTCTTTTTGAAATCCTTTAT GCTTCACAGCATGCCATCTTCTTTTGTGCTAGAGTACCGCAGATATGGAAAAATTTCACA AATAAGAGCACTGGCGAGCTGAGCTTCCTGACTTCTTTCATGAACTTCGCTGGTTCCCTCG TAAGAGTTTTTACCAGCATCCAGGAGAAGACTCCATTAAGTG TACTTATGGGCTCTGTAATCGGCATCGTAACAAACGGTACGATCTTGGGTCAGATAGCGATGTACCAAAAGCCCGTGCCgaagaaagggaagaaagaaGAGTAA